Proteins encoded within one genomic window of Xylophilus sp. GOD-11R:
- the mutL gene encoding DNA mismatch repair endonuclease MutL, with product MTVPADRRPIRELPDELISQIAAGEVVERPASVVRELVDNALDAGANQITVRLLAGGVRMIAVEDDGVGIPDSELAVALRRHATSKIASLADLESVGTMGFRGEALAAIASVSELSLLSRTAAQSSAFLLDGRSGELRPAARNVGTSVEVRELFFATPARRKFLKTDATELAHCIEAVRRHALARPDVGFAIWHEGRLVEQWRRCEGEHTAAHDRRLADVLGDDFIERSVAVQYAGGGVTVRGRAGVPDAARSRSDWQYCWVNGRYVRDKVIGHAARSAYEDVLHGQRQPVYALHVSVDPTRIDVNVHPTKIEVRFRDSREVHQAVRHAVENALAAPRAGAETGVSHLLPTTAPSPSPSPAPGVPAPGFGLAPSDAAWRGPAPQFQRGLGLENHGVRVEELGALWQPTPVPAPIGAPAAAPALPDGEWPLGRALAQLQGIYILAENAQGLIVVDMHAAHERIVYERLKTQLDSDRIASQPLLIPATFAATPQEVATAETHAVVLSTLGLEVTAFSPRTLAVRAVPATLANGDAVELARSVLAELAQHDASTVVERARNELLGTMACHGAVRANRRLTAEEMNALLRQMEATERSDQCNHGRPTWRALTIRELDGLFLRGR from the coding sequence ATGACCGTGCCTGCCGACCGACGACCCATTCGCGAACTGCCCGACGAACTCATCAGCCAGATCGCCGCGGGCGAGGTGGTGGAGCGCCCGGCCTCGGTGGTGCGAGAGCTGGTCGACAACGCCCTGGACGCCGGCGCGAACCAGATCACCGTGCGCCTGCTCGCGGGCGGCGTGCGCATGATCGCGGTGGAAGACGACGGCGTCGGCATTCCGGACAGCGAACTCGCCGTCGCGCTGCGCCGCCACGCCACCAGCAAGATCGCCAGCCTCGCCGACCTCGAATCGGTCGGCACCATGGGTTTCCGGGGCGAGGCACTGGCCGCCATCGCCTCGGTGTCCGAGCTCTCGCTGCTGTCGCGCACCGCCGCGCAATCCAGTGCCTTCCTGCTCGACGGCCGCAGCGGCGAACTGCGGCCGGCAGCGCGCAACGTGGGCACCTCCGTGGAAGTGCGCGAACTCTTCTTCGCCACGCCGGCGCGGCGCAAGTTCCTCAAGACCGACGCGACCGAGCTCGCCCACTGCATCGAGGCGGTGCGCCGCCACGCACTGGCGCGACCGGACGTCGGGTTCGCCATCTGGCACGAGGGCCGGCTGGTCGAGCAATGGCGGCGTTGCGAGGGCGAGCACACCGCCGCGCACGATCGCCGACTTGCCGACGTGCTGGGCGACGATTTCATCGAACGCTCCGTGGCGGTGCAGTACGCCGGCGGCGGTGTCACCGTGCGCGGCCGCGCCGGCGTGCCGGACGCCGCGCGTTCGCGTTCGGACTGGCAGTACTGCTGGGTCAACGGTCGCTACGTGCGCGACAAGGTGATCGGCCACGCCGCCCGCAGCGCCTACGAAGACGTGCTGCACGGCCAGCGCCAGCCGGTCTACGCGCTGCACGTGAGCGTCGACCCGACGCGCATCGACGTCAACGTGCACCCGACCAAGATCGAGGTGCGCTTTCGAGACAGCCGCGAGGTTCACCAGGCGGTGCGCCATGCGGTGGAAAACGCCCTGGCGGCTCCGCGTGCCGGGGCCGAGACCGGCGTGTCGCACCTGCTGCCGACCACTGCGCCGTCGCCGTCGCCGTCGCCTGCGCCCGGCGTGCCGGCGCCCGGCTTCGGTCTCGCGCCCTCCGACGCGGCCTGGCGGGGCCCGGCGCCGCAGTTCCAGCGCGGGCTGGGGCTCGAGAACCACGGCGTTCGTGTCGAGGAGCTCGGCGCCTTGTGGCAGCCCACGCCGGTACCGGCGCCCATCGGCGCGCCGGCCGCCGCCCCGGCCCTGCCGGACGGCGAATGGCCGCTCGGCCGCGCCCTCGCCCAGTTGCAGGGCATCTACATCCTGGCCGAAAACGCCCAGGGTCTGATCGTGGTCGACATGCATGCGGCGCACGAGCGCATCGTCTACGAGCGGCTCAAGACGCAACTCGACAGCGACCGCATCGCCAGCCAGCCCTTGCTGATTCCGGCCACCTTCGCCGCCACGCCGCAGGAAGTCGCCACGGCGGAGACGCATGCGGTCGTGCTGTCCACGCTGGGGCTGGAAGTCACCGCCTTTTCCCCGCGTACGCTGGCCGTTCGCGCGGTACCCGCCACCCTGGCGAACGGCGACGCGGTGGAACTGGCCCGAAGCGTGCTTGCGGAACTGGCGCAACACGACGCCAGCACCGTCGTCGAACGCGCGCGCAACGAGCTTCTGGGCACCATGGCCTGCCACGGCGCGGTACGCGCCAACCGGCGGTTGACGGCCGAAGAAATGAACGCGCTGCTGCGCCAGATGGAAGCGACCGAACGCTCGGACCAGTGCAACCATGGCCGACCGACCTGGCGTGCGCTGACCATCCGCGAGCTCGACGGCCTATTCCTGCGCGGTCGCTGA
- a CDS encoding DedA family protein: MDLLYTLLDFILHVDKHLEAFVAAYGAWIYVLLFIIVFVETGVVVMPFLPGDSLLFIVGALAGAGLLDLRIALPVLLVAAIAGDQCNYMIGRKLGPKVFGWEDSRFFNRKAFNQAHAFYEKYGGVAVIAARFMPFIRTFAPFVAGVAEMNRARFTLFNVAGAVLWVVGLGLAGYFFGNLDWVKSNLEKIIWALILVPSALAAFGAWRSGRAKPA; the protein is encoded by the coding sequence GTGGATCTGCTGTACACGCTTCTGGATTTCATCCTTCACGTCGACAAGCACCTCGAGGCCTTCGTCGCGGCCTACGGCGCATGGATTTACGTCCTGCTGTTCATCATCGTGTTCGTCGAGACGGGCGTGGTGGTGATGCCTTTCCTGCCGGGCGACTCGCTGCTGTTCATCGTCGGCGCACTCGCCGGCGCCGGACTGCTCGACCTGCGCATCGCGTTGCCGGTGCTGCTGGTGGCGGCTATCGCGGGCGACCAGTGCAATTACATGATCGGCCGCAAGCTGGGACCCAAGGTTTTCGGCTGGGAAGACTCCCGCTTCTTCAATCGCAAGGCCTTCAACCAGGCACATGCTTTCTACGAAAAATATGGAGGCGTCGCGGTGATCGCCGCGCGCTTCATGCCCTTCATTCGAACCTTTGCACCCTTCGTGGCGGGCGTGGCCGAAATGAATCGCGCCCGCTTCACGTTGTTCAACGTGGCGGGCGCGGTGCTGTGGGTGGTCGGCCTGGGCCTGGCGGGTTACTTCTTCGGCAACCTCGACTGGGTCAAGTCGAACCTGGAAAAAATCATCTGGGCGTTGATCCTGGTGCCGAGCGCGTTGGCCGCGTTCGGCGCCTGGCGTTCAGGCCGGGCCAAGCCGGCCTGA
- a CDS encoding glycine zipper 2TM domain-containing protein has product MKTKILLAAVAAAVISLSGCAGMSNQQVGTGVGAVAGGVAGNALFGGTVGTVGGAAAGALIGNEVGRRR; this is encoded by the coding sequence ATGAAGACGAAGATCCTCCTCGCAGCAGTCGCAGCCGCCGTCATCAGCCTCAGCGGCTGTGCCGGCATGAGCAATCAGCAAGTCGGCACCGGTGTCGGCGCCGTGGCGGGCGGTGTCGCCGGCAATGCACTGTTCGGTGGCACGGTCGGCACCGTGGGTGGCGCTGCCGCCGGTGCGCTCATCGGCAACGAGGTCGGTCGCCGCCGTTGA